Sequence from the Botrytis cinerea B05.10 chromosome 12, complete sequence genome:
TATACTTTGGTCATCATTGCTATGAGAATTGTCTTGCTAGGTTTCATGCGAATCCTTATTGCAATGATGTTATCCGGTCGAAAGTTTTGTCTGTAGACCTGAAACGAGAATGGGTAGACTATGTCACTAATACCTTTGATCTGATACTTCGTCGACTGAGCGGCATTCAGAAGTTAGTAAATATTGCGCAATTTATTCTTCGGCGTCCAAAAAGGCGTTGAAAAAGGCGTTGAAAATCAAACGCACTGCGGATTCTTTCCGTGTCAGCAGTAGACAAGGAGTTTAAGTAGACGAGTAGTTTACTTCCGCCGGCCTCCGGATTACTTCCAAATCACTGAACCGTGGAAACTCCATGTGCATTTGCAACGATATCGACACCAATGTCTAGAAtcaccatcaatcaatgaaAGATTCGACATCCTTAACTCCTAGCTTTCGGAGAACAAGCAATATGACAATGCGATACTACACTAACAACGCATCGCTTTGAGTGAGGAACACCCCATCTTTCAATGTCCAAGATTTGCTTCGACAAGGGAATGTCTACTTGCCAAGAATCTCACTCAGAACTAATCCTTCCCTTTGAATGTCGAATCTCGACAGGCTCATGCTAGTCGCGAAAGAAGACAGGATTGTATGACGAGTCGACGTTGATGACATATATCTCGAATTTCGCCCACTACCAGTAGATGGTGCTTGTCCGGATATGCATACCTCTCGCCATAAAGTCCATCTGGTCTGATGTAGTCGCGAAGTATCATGATCCCGAATTCGTCATGACGGGGTTGGCTTAAGGTTAACGGTCAACAGTCTGGGCTAACCGAATCCGAAATGCCCATACCTATGTCGATTGCACGTAAGACATGGCAGTGAGAGGGATTATGAAATCCTATACGGTGAAGATGCGGCACAGCGGTTCTTAATTAACATAGATGCCAAGAGTAATAGCCAATCACGCCTCCATTAAGATCCATGGGGCTCAGCTAATGGAAATCTCGAGCGTATGGGATAATATGACGATATCGTCAGCTCTGCTCTAGCACCTAGGCATCTCTTGGTTTGGAAGGCCTCGAAGCTTACATAGCCACATATGAAGCTTTAAGGGTTCGTCGAACTATTATTCATGGTGCATTTATCTGCAGTCGCCGAtctttaaagaaaataagacTCGTACATGCAGGGCCGAAATGCTCACTGCACGCGTGGAAGCGTGCAAGGGCGTTGTGTGAGTGCAAGGTTGGGGCACGAGGAACCAAGGGACCAAGGGCCGTCAGACAAGTGAGAATGATGCCTTCGCCAGTGCTGACAAGCAGTAGCGACAGTAATAGTACGACAGACAGGTCGCGCGGCCCTACAGGGCATAAGGGGAGGAAGGATCTTGACGAGTTTGAGAGAATGACGGCCCCGCAATGGAAACAAACCTCAGCGGCAAGCGGACAGTACGTACATTAAATAGCATCGATCTCATCAATTCGGAGACACATACTTTTTTATCGCCGATATTAATAAGAGTTGCACTGAGGAAGTAACATTACATTGAATTGACAGAGTTATATAATAGGAAATGTTGGATATATGTTGGAGTGGATTGATCAAAAGGAAGTAGTTCATGCGTTTAGACAATTTGTTTGTTAACCTTATTGATAATCCGTCTTGGCCAATCAAATCGACGGATTAGAAATTTCCTCGAATCCGATTGATATCTCCACTCTTTCCTCACCCCTCCCCAATCACAAGCCAACCACTCTTATCAATCTAGAAGGTTGATGGCAGCAGCATCCCATTTCTTTGCTTTACTTGGGCATCGCGCTTCACAAGAGAACATACCTACCTGTCCATGTGAAAACCATCTCCATATCTAGAAAGATCATTACTTCAGTCTCCAGGCAATCAGCTCGAGGGAGAGCTCTTCGTCTCCTTATACATTCTTGAACACGGCCCAAAATTCCATGGAACGCTTAGCTGTGATAAGGACCCGAGTATATGTGTGCCTATCGCTTTGACACAGGAAGGACAGAGATAGGGAACAGCTCTGCTTATAGCTTCGAAAGGGTTAATGATCCAGGGTAGCAATCCCTCATAATCGTTAGCTGGGCAGGATAGACCCGCGCGTGTGCACTTCGTAAATACTTATCGGATCGGATAAGCCTTGTCTACCGGCTACTAGGGACCCGCAGCGCATCACCGTACACCGCACAATACCCATCAACGGATTCGATACGGATAACGTCAGGGACAAGCTGAGAATCGTGCCCCTCTCTCGCGCTGGATGGCTGACGTACGGGATGCGGGTCACATTGATGGAGGATCGTCGTCCTCGTTGAATAATGTCAAGATCAAGCCTGAGAGTAATGTGGCGACTGACAGGGAGAGTTCGACGTCGAATAAAAGATCAAGGAGTAGCAGAGATGCCGCTGCGATCAAGAGAAGGTGTGTTTCAACAGCTTGTGTCGCATGTAGGAAGCGCAAATCCAAATGCGATGGAAACACACCAAGTTGCGCAGCTTGCTCAAGTGTATATGGGACTGGTATGTTCATCTCGTATCTGCAATTGATCTGTGGCAATTGGCCTGCGAAACTAGCCGAGTACTTGAACTGACATTGTGAATTGACAGAATGTGTCTACGATCCCTTATCAGACCATAGAAGGAAAGGCGTATATAAAGAGAAGATCGATAGTCTGAAGACTCGCAATTCCACTCTGCAAACATTGATACAAGCAATATTGAATGCCGCGGAAGAAGATGTGCCAAATCTGGTCCGCCAAATTCGGACGTGTGAAAGTCTCGATGATGTAGcagaaaatattttgaaacaAGACCAAGCCctcgaagacgaagatgatgatatggaCGATAACATAGTATATACGACATCTATTTTGCCGACATTCGAGACTCAGTTATCGGGGAAGATGGGTGAACTGAGGCTAGAAAATGGCTCGGTAAGGTTCTTAGGAGGCACCtcaaatttaatttatcTCGATGCAGCAAGTGTTGAGCATGGGGACGCTTTGGAAACGACTCAACAAGAGGAACCTCTCCTGTCATGGACTACAGTTACAAGTGATACAGAGGTTATCGTTCATTTGATTAACATGTATTTTACATGGCATTATCCATATTTTACCACATTGAGTAAAACGCTGTAGGTTTTCCTTTCGTATTCTCCCCGATTCGAAATTATCCCTTTTCGCTTTTTCGCTCTCGCGTTTTGTTCCAAGAATTACTGGCTGACCGATATCACCAGGTTTTATAAAGACTTCCTTTTGGTATGTTCACCCTATCTACTTGCCAGGCAGTGGCTCGTTGTATTCCACATTCAAAACAACCAGGGTTAACGGAATCCAGGGCAAACCTCCAGGAACTCCAAAAAGAACAATGTACTGTTCATCATTATTGGTTAGTGAAGACCCAACCctcaatattattatcttctAACAAATCTCAGGTTAATGCTATGCTGGCTCTAGGGTGTCATTTCACAAACTCTCCCCAAGCTTGTGCAGATCCAGGTGACACCGCTACTAAAGGTGACCATTATTTCGCGGAAGCGAAAAGACTATTtattgagaatgaagaatttgaaaagcCGAGATTGACTACAATACAAGCTCTCTGGTGAGCCTTTGTCCTCATGTTCAAATATGTATATCTAACATGAAGGCAGTTTGATGTCAGTCCGTGAGGCAGGTGCAGGCCGCGAAGGGAAAGGGTGGGTATACTCTGGTATGGCATTTCGAATGGCTCAAGATATGGGTCTCAATCTGGATTCCGGAATCAACAAAAACAGTCCAAAGGAATTTCCCGTTGATGAAGACGAAATCGATGTTAGAAGAGTCACATTTTGGGGCTGGTATGTTGAATTGACTCAATATAGTCTTTTTTATCATTGTTCAATTTGTTCCCCGGTCACAAGTCCTGTTTGTCTAGTCCTTCAACTTCTAGTTTTTACTTCtaatacaatatcaatccTCATTTTGTTGGAACTCATTCTTTGATGGACAATTACTGATCTCTTTCGATAGCTTTCTGTTTGACAaatgtttttcaaattatttagGAAGACTTCCTCTATTATCAGTGACTGACATTACGGTCCCAAAATATGATGTTAAAAAATTCGATGATGCTGAAATTTGGTCACCTTACACAGATAATGGAATCGGTCAATTACATTCCCAGCCATCAAGGACAAGAGCTGTAGCTTTACAGATTTCGAGCCTGTGTGAGATTAGTAGTGATCTTCTCACATTTTTTTACCACCCACAAAATGTTGAAAGGGGTGTTGGAAGATCACAGGAGTTAAAAAAACTTAGCGAATTACAAACAAGACTCGAGGCttggaaaagagatttaCCCAAGGAATTTGAACCAAAGGAAGGACAATTACCTAATGTCCTTCTCATGCAGTATGCGCTACTTCATCtaaacttcaattcaatactgATATCATATAGCAtgtttttccatcttttaTACATCCATCTGTTTCGACCGTTCCTCAAATATAATCCAAGTACATCGCCTTTGCCGGCACATGTATCTCCTCGAAAACTTTGCACTCAAGCTGCTGGTTCGATATCCAAGTTAATGCGTCTTTACAAGCGTATATACGGGCTTCGACAAATTTGCAATATAGCAGTTTATATTGTTCACTCTGCTTGCACAATTCACCTCCTAAATCTCCCGGAAAAGACAGCGAAGAGAGATATAATTCATGGAGTCAAACACCTCGAGGAAATTGCCGATGATTGGCTCTGTGCGCGCCGTACTCTTTCAATCCTCTCTGTGCTGGCTCGAAAATGGAATATCGATCTTCCTACAGAAGCGTCTGCTGTTCTCTCTCGTACTGATAGCAGGTTTGGGTATTTCTCAACAGCCGATGTTCCATCGCCGAAAGCAGAAATAATAGCCACcacaccatcatcatcatcctcgtcacCTGCTCATTTTCAGACTCCTGTAAATTCTCAACCGATCCTTGCAAGAAGTCAGACGCAATTACAACAGAGCCTGTATAGTTATCCTCTCGATCCAGAAGTTCCGCTTACGCATGGTTTGATAAGCGATATATCAACACAGTCTTTACTGCCCAGGCTCCAAAATGCTGTCTCGTCACCATCCGACCATACAGATTCTATTTCATACTCTACGACAACAAATCCCCTCCACATATCACCTGTTTCTGCGTACCCCCTCTCTCGTACAATCTATACCAACCCGGCTCAATCTTTCGCCCCTAGTATCACGAATGCCACTTCTACGGCTAACAATAGCCCATTGACTAGTGGGAATAGAAGTGCCAATAGAAACGTTAGCCCTAGTACACTTTTTGGTGGGGTGGAGCAGTTGGTTCAAAGTCAGGATTGGTGGTTGCGGGATCAAGCGAGCTTAGCAGTCGGGTTTGAGAATTGGATGGGTGGGGGTGTTGGTATTGGCCCAGGGCATAGTCATAGCTTGAGTGGTGATCTAGGTGCCGGGACGGGCAATCCATTTTATGATAACGGCAACCCCAATCCTAGGAATGGTGGTAATGCAGGTTCAGGGGGTGGCGGTGGCGCTAATAGAGGGTTTGGGGATGACGACTGGTTCTCATAATTGCTATGGgtgttttgatataatacGATATGACATAATAGAACGATGCTATCATGGAGTTGAGAAGGGATCCTGTCGGGCTTTGACAGGGTAATTATGGTTATGATGATCAATGATCATGGCCGGAGCGGAAACAGGAGCCTGGCATGGATTCAGGGTAGGAGTTTTGTGGGATACCTGTGTTCTTGTCACAGtggaatattttgatttaataagatGGGATTGTATGTAccaatgattgattatatatagatatgtGTTCGGGGTGGTAAGGTGTGGAAAAGGATGGACCTTAGTACCGATAACGTACACGGAGTAGAAAAAAAACATTCGTATTTCATGTTTCACCCTTTGGGATTCAAATGAggtttgaagaaatgaaggaaggTGAACGCTCTTTTTCTATCAAATTACAATTAGAGTAAGGTCATCTGTTCTTTCTTCGTTGATGCCTTCAGTGAAGCCTTTTCTCTTGAAGATCGATTCTTTAAACCGCGATTGTTTGGATGGAATGActagttttttttaatattttggaGCTAGTGATGAAAGAAGGTTTTATTTCGCTGGgagaaaaatatatcaaatgattCACAGTAGCAGACGAGTAGTGATCCTTCTGCAACAGTGTGGATTCCAACTTCTCACTCAAACCGCTGCTTCCTTCCCTCAAGCGAGCGTCGAGAAGTAATGTTGATTCCTGAGTCGTAGTGGATCTTCTTCGATATAGTAAGTAAAGTAGCAAGTTGATGATATCTCACATTAAACGATTTGGGAGATCTCGCTCtgaggttttttttttttttttttttttttgcatgGAAAGGctttctttcccctctccGGTTTGTTAAGTTGTTAAGTTGTTAAGTTGTTAAGCGATGGTGGGTATGTTGTTTCgtgtcttttttttttctttctttctttccttcgtTCTGCATTCGTGTTGGCTTATCTGGATccttgatgatgatgatgatgatgatgatgatgatgatgatgatgatgatgatgatgatgatgatgatgatgatgatgatgatgatgatgatgatgatgatgatgatgcttgaTGTGTTGTTATGTCGATCTTTTAATTGTATGGAAGATGAACGAACTGTGTGTTTTgtgtagatagatggatggctTGCGCAGATGCTACTGAGTAGGATGGGGGTGGTGGATGAGGGACGAGGGAGATTTGTTTGGTCTTGTGTTGGTTTGTTGGTTTGTTGGTTTGTTTATGTAGGTAtaaatatggatatggaattAACTTCGTTTTGATAGTGCATGGGATGCGAACAGAAGTAGTGTGTGTAGTGAGGGTAGAAGAATAGAGATGGGTAGAGATAAGGGgtggagatgagagatgggaggcagagggagggaagggtacttgaagaacaagaagaacaagaagaacaagaagaagaaaaatcgaGATCTTTTTACATCTTGCAGGATGTTTACTTATATAGATAGGTCTACTTACTCATACATAGATACGTGGTAGTTCCCTTTCGGATCCCCACGTCTCGCGGCTTGTCTCGAGCTTGGAAAGTTCGAGCCGACGCGGGAAGGGCGTATTCAAGTGTAGTTCGAGAGCTAAAGCTAGAACTAGGGATGCTCGATATAAGTATATACGCACTGGACTACGTACGGGGATAGATGTATATGTATTATGTAGTCGGgcatggatggagatggaggtaAGATAGGTATATGGCTCTATAGCAGCAATATCCTCGATtgcaatgaatgaatggatggatatgagCTCTATTACCTACCCTCCGAAGAGGACTCTGGAATATTTCTATCTGTAATTCTAATCCCATTTGGATTGAAGGTTATTATGTACGTATATAAAATGCTCTGCGGTGGAAAGatcatgtatgtatggtagGGTTTGATTTAACAAAAACAATTAGATTCCAAAACTCCAACCATTCATTCGACCTCCTTTCTCCCATTTCAAGAACCTATCAAGATTGAACAATGATTATTTCAACTGAAAAGAACACAAATTCGTCTCTTAAGATACCTGGAaaaacattcacattcatctctcttcaaaaaGAACCCCCATTTCTAGTGTTTAATTCTTAATtaagtatgtatgtaggaTTCGAAAAGACTAAGCAAGTGGCGAGTATCTCAAATAACCTCTTCtacatctttctcttcctcaccaTCGTATTTACTCTGATTCTGACCTTCATGTCCTGTCTTGATTCTCATATAATCATTCATATATGCTCATAcattccctttcctttccatcgTCCAACGCGATATGCAAAAgggtatttattataaaccAAGTCCTTCGATCGCTGTGCACCACGCAATGCAAAGTAAAGCTAAAAAGattccccctctcccatATATGCTCATAAAAGTGGCGTATCATGCGTTTATTGTACGTCGCGTTTCGTTTCCTTGCGTTATATTGCTCggtttcttcatcctctgATTTCTCGGTCTCTTTACCCGTTTATTCTTTTGTTCGTTTCCATAATGCGTCTCCTTCTTATCTCATAAGATGAGTGTCTCCTTTTGAGATTTCTTTCTGTTTCAGTTCAATCCCTCCTAGTCGTagtcttttccctttcctttctcctccttcGGCCCCCCTTTCTCAGCCCCAAACCTAACAAGAACCCCCTCAATAACCGGTACCAACTCCGTAATCCTAAAAGGTTTCGTCATAACCTCATCCATGCCAGCTTCCAGCGCTTGTTGAATCTGCTCTGCTCTCGCATTGGCAGTCACTGCCACCACAGGCACATGTCCTTTCAGTTGACCattattttccattttgCGTATCTCCCGGGCGCAAGTGAGACCGTCCATTACGGGCATTTCTATGTCGAGGAGAATGAGGGTGAGAGGAATGGGAGATTTTTGTAATCGTGATTCTTGATGTAGTTTTGAAGGTTCTTGGGTTTGGTTTGGAACGCTGGTATTCTGTGTACTGAGTGTTAGCATAAATTTCATTGGGGGGTCGGGGGGGATgacaaaaaaagaaacgtAGAAAGGGAACATTTTACCTTCTTTGACACAACAGCATTCAAATGGTGCACCTCCTCACTCATCCAATTCGTCTTACTCATAAACTCAATGGCTTCTTTTCCGTGATTTGCTACGTGAACTGTACATCCCAACCGCTTCATTTGTGCAGCCAAGACCTTCTGATTAACTAGATTGTCCTCCACAATCAATACACTCCATGAACCAGGCCTGAGAAAATCCGGAGCCTTATTCGTTTTCAACTTCTgaccttcctcctcctcgaaTCCAAATGAGTTGCGATTGGTAGGTaatcttcccttctccttcagATCCAGGAGCTTATTCAACATGTTTTCCTCGTGGTCCTTGATACTTTTCGGAACGTTTGTCGCAAGTCGCCCATTGGCTTCTAGATCGGAATTCATCTGCGATTCAACATCCAGAGTTTTGGCCCTTACTAGTGCACGGCGGCATTTAATGTAGAAAGCGAAAGTACTCCCAACCCCAAACTCTGATGCCACGCCGATTTCTCCACCTTGCAATTCGGTAAGTTGACGTGAGATAAATAGTCCAAGACCAGATCCTCCATAATGCACATGAGTTCGCGGCGATGCTTGAGAGAAACGTGTAAACAAATTCCTCTTCTCGGCAGGTGTTAATCCACAACCAGTATCTTTTATCTCGAATCGAAGATATATGGTTTGACCTCTCCCCCATTCCTCGCTTTCAGTAATATTAGCTTTCGAAAACCTGGTAGGAGATGGGAAGTATTCGAAATTGGCCAGTGACTCTAATAAAGGCGGTTCCAAGGAGGCACTTAAGGAAACATGGATTTCTCGCGTCTTCTCGTCCTTGGTGAATTTGATAGCATTTGTCATGAGATTAATCAATACTTGAGTCAATCTACTCGAGTCAAGCATGACACTGTCAACTTTCAACTCTTGAAGAGACTTTTTGATGTCTAAGTTGAGagatatattattcatttgaCATTCTCCGGCAAACATCCTCAGTCCTAGCTTTACCACCTCTACAGGTTTAGTAGAGACAGGTGTAATTGTAAGCAGATTTGAATCTAATTTGGAAATCATCAAAACGTCATCAacaattgatttttgatgttGAGCACAAAGTTGAATTGTTTCGGCGGCATCTATACCgtctttcaaaatattcgCGAGTTGACAATCGCGCTCCTCTAGGTCCTTATTTGCTGCTCTGTATTGTTtcaaagatgatgagataccATCTGCACATTGAACGATAGCGCTGAGTGGATTGCGCATTTCATGACTTGTTATGtcaataaatgaattttgcTGGCGTCTTGTTTCTTCGTAATCTTTCAGCCTTCTGTCTTGAATCTCTTCGGCCCATTTAATCCTGGAAATGTCTGTTGAGCCTATGTTGTGTCAGTAAAAACCAGTTGTAAAGTCATGGATTTAGTTTTCGCTAGGGAAGCAAAAAGTCCTATTTCAAACTTACAGCCCATCACACTCTTTAACTTCCCGTTCTCGTCTTTCTCTCCAGAGAATGTAGCCAAAACCCAGCGCTGTATAGTCAATGTACTCCCGGCTATGTCCCCTATCCATGGTTGCTCCATACGTGTTTCTGTCACGAATGGAGTGGCTCTCTCTACCAACGCTAACCATTGCGATCTAAATTTCGGTCGGTCCATCTCATGTATTGCATTCATCCATGAGAAGGGAATTTGCGAAAAGGTTTCGTTTTTTGCGAGACCAGAAATATGAAACCATTGCTCATTCGCGTAGGTCAGTCTGCCTTCTGGATCGAGAATAGCTAGGCCACCAGGAGCAAGGTCACTGAATCTTCTGAAGTTCCGCTCGATTTCGTTAGCCTGATTTGTGCGAAGTAAAAGTTGTTCGGAGAGCTCTGCAcgatcttccatttctttaGCGAATCTTTTTTGGAACGTGATATCGGTGCAGTATCCCATAATGCTCTTGATGCTTCCATCCGAAGAGAATTCATGCTGATAACTCGCCAGAATCCAATTATCAAACTTATCGCCAGTGACAGGATCATACCATGGCTTGACGAGCTGGAGCTCACCAGACCACGGCTTATTACGAATCGTGAGTTTCTCCCAACCCTTCATCATAGTCGGAATGCTAGACGGAGCAATTGTATTCATCCAAGACATTTTAGAAGCCGTATCGCGAGGCAAGTTCGTAATCTCGTAATAACGATCGTTGGCTTCGAGCAATGTACCATCACTGTCAACTGAAAATAAAGCAACAGGCGAGACTTCGGCGATACGTTGCAATCTTCCTTTCTGAAAAGCTAACTCTTCAGAGAGTTTCATGCGCTCAGCAGCGGCGATTTCTGCAGCATCGGTACCACGTCGGATTTCGTCCTGGAAAAGTGTGACTGAGGCTAGGGAATTTGCCAATTGTCTGTTCAAGATTTTGACGAAAGAGTCGTAATCGGCATCATACGGTCTCCTGGGATTCACACCAATAACTAGAAAGCCCAAAGTATTTTCAGCATTAGTTGGTCTCAATGGCAATACCACAGCCTCTCGTGACGGCTCACCAAACCCTCTCCAATTATATCCTCGTGTCAGGCCGACTGGAAGCATGCTATCCGAAAGTGACAACAATGTTGGTTGGCGTGTTTTC
This genomic interval carries:
- the Bcnit4 gene encoding Bcnit4, yielding MADVRDAGHIDGGSSSSLNNVKIKPESNVATDRESSTSNKRSRSSRDAAAIKRRCVSTACVACRKRKSKCDGNTPSCAACSSVYGTECVYDPLSDHRRKGVYKEKIDSLKTRNSTLQTLIQAILNAAEEDVPNLVRQIRTCESLDDVAENILKQDQALEDEDDDMDDNIVYTTSILPTFETQLSGKMGELRLENGSVRFLGGTSNLIYLDAASVEHGDALETTQQEEPLLSWTTVTSDTEVIVHLINMYFTWHYPYFTTLSKTLFYKDFLLGKPPGTPKRTMYCSSLLVNAMLALGCHFTNSPQACADPGDTATKGDHYFAEAKRLFIENEEFEKPRLTTIQALCLMSVREAGAGREGKGWVYSGMAFRMAQDMGLNLDSGINKNSPKEFPVDEDEIDVRRVTFWGCFLFDKCFSNYLGRLPLLSVTDITVPKYDVKKFDDAEIWSPYTDNGIGQLHSQPSRTRAVALQISSLCEISSDLLTFFYHPQNVERGVGRSQELKKLSELQTRLEAWKRDLPKEFEPKEGQLPNVLLMHMFFHLLYIHLFRPFLKYNPSTSPLPAHVSPRKLCTQAAGSISKLMRLYKRIYGLRQICNIAVYIVHSACTIHLLNLPEKTAKRDIIHGVKHLEEIADDWLCARRTLSILSVLARKWNIDLPTEASAVLSRTDSRFGYFSTADVPSPKAEIIATTPSSSSSSPAHFQTPVNSQPILARSQTQLQQSLYSYPLDPEVPLTHGLISDISTQSLLPRLQNAVSSPSDHTDSISYSTTTNPLHISPVSAYPLSRTIYTNPAQSFAPSITNATSTANNSPLTSGNRSANRNVSPSTLFGGVEQLVQSQDWWLRDQASLAVGFENWMGGGVGIGPGHSHSLSGDLGAGTGNPFYDNGNPNPRNGGNAGSGGGGGANRGFGDDDWFS